Proteins from one Bartonella sp. HY328 genomic window:
- a CDS encoding GNAT family N-acetyltransferase, producing MGFKKSPQYLAARVTHLEMQARNNNQVPLPIGMALAIMKAELCPPHFYRYLYREIGKEHHWSVRRKLKDQQIKDIIQSDQTVIYILYISGCPAGFAELNLRNMPIAEVLYFGLIKEYQGRGLSRFFLNEVLSSAWDLDPKKLIIQTNTLDSPRALQLYQKLGFEPVSTSDVMIEAWKDD from the coding sequence ATGGGCTTCAAAAAATCACCTCAATATCTCGCCGCTCGTGTTACTCACCTTGAAATGCAAGCACGCAACAATAATCAAGTGCCATTGCCGATAGGTATGGCGCTTGCTATAATGAAAGCTGAGCTATGTCCTCCTCATTTTTATCGTTATTTATATCGTGAAATTGGTAAAGAACATCACTGGTCTGTACGACGCAAGTTAAAAGATCAACAAATAAAGGATATTATCCAATCTGATCAAACCGTAATTTATATTTTATATATAAGTGGTTGTCCTGCAGGTTTTGCGGAGCTTAATCTGCGTAATATGCCTATTGCCGAAGTGTTATATTTTGGCTTGATTAAGGAGTACCAAGGACGCGGATTATCGCGATTTTTTCTAAATGAAGTCCTATCTTCAGCTTGGGATTTAGACCCAAAAAAACTCATCATTCAGACAAATACACTTGATAGCCCGCGCGCTTTGCAACTTTATCAAAAACTAGGTTTTGAACCCGTTTCAACCAGCGATGTGATGATTGAGGCATGGAAGGACGATTGA
- the sseA gene encoding 3-mercaptopyruvate sulfurtransferase, which yields MSHNNPFIVSADWLESQLGASDIHIIDASWYLPKANRNGRLEYSKSHIPEAVFFDHDLLSDPQSSLPHTLPDAEYFAKGLGALGVSEKNTIVVYDGDGLFSAPRAWWLLRLMGAEKVYVLDGGFKFWQQEGRPVTSNDTIIAPKIFNANADLSKVVFIDEMRDIVVRGDISIADARGKKRFSGEEKEPRAGVRSGHMPNAHNIPYALLADNGKFKSNEEIIGIFKNASIDPLVPIVTTCGSGVTAAVLTLALQGLGNENVRLYDGSWSEWGSLSDTVVVSDE from the coding sequence ATGTCTCACAACAATCCTTTTATCGTGTCTGCAGACTGGTTGGAAAGCCAATTAGGTGCAAGTGATATACATATTATTGATGCATCTTGGTATTTACCAAAAGCCAATAGAAATGGTCGTTTAGAATATAGCAAGTCGCACATACCAGAAGCTGTGTTTTTTGACCATGATCTATTAAGTGACCCACAGTCTTCCCTACCTCATACATTGCCCGATGCCGAATATTTCGCAAAAGGACTAGGTGCACTTGGTGTTAGTGAAAAAAATACCATAGTTGTTTACGATGGTGATGGTCTCTTTTCTGCACCGCGTGCATGGTGGTTGTTGCGCTTGATGGGCGCAGAAAAAGTTTATGTGCTTGATGGCGGCTTTAAATTTTGGCAACAGGAAGGGCGTCCTGTAACCAGTAATGATACAATTATTGCTCCAAAAATATTTAACGCGAATGCTGATCTAAGCAAAGTCGTTTTTATTGATGAAATGCGCGATATCGTTGTTAGGGGTGACATTTCCATCGCTGATGCACGTGGAAAAAAACGATTTTCTGGCGAAGAAAAGGAACCGCGGGCAGGTGTGCGCTCTGGCCATATGCCGAATGCTCATAATATTCCCTATGCCCTGCTTGCTGATAATGGAAAATTCAAATCGAATGAAGAAATTATAGGGATTTTTAAAAATGCTTCCATCGATCCGCTGGTCCCGATCGTAACGACTTGTGGTTCTGGAGTAACTGCGGCTGTTTTGACGTTGGCTTTGCAGGGCTTGGGAAATGAGAATGTGCGACTTTATGACGGTTCATGGAGCGAGTGGGGCTCATTAAGTGATACTGTTGTTGTTTCGGATGAATAA
- a CDS encoding FAD-binding oxidoreductase, whose translation MRVKIMDANLEKGLKALSDKFGVNFSNNESIRASHTHTISTLEHQLPDCVIYVENASDVQSLVLIAQEYNLPIIAFSAGTSLEGQLNAPFGGISVDFSRMNKVIEFNPDDMTITVEPGITREVLNSWLRDSGLFFPVDPGANASIGGMASTRASGTNAVRYGTMKDLVLSAEAVMADGRLIRTASKAKKSAAGYDLTHLLVGSEGTLGLFTAITLKLQPIPEVIASGVCTFESVKHACDAVIEMIQCAVPIARVELMDQVQVAACNAYSGLDLEARPTLCLEFHGDSTSVDTQIAIFDEIAKSHGSLDFTYSRDADQRAKLWKARHNAFWAGEALMKNCEIFSTDVCVPISKLAICVEETQKDLQETGLMGPIVGHVGDGNFHLLLGYEKGNPNERAKAMAFSARLSERAIYFDGTCTGEHGIGERKAPYLRKEFGDGVDFMQVIKQALDPKNILNPGKYGFDNY comes from the coding sequence ATGCGTGTAAAGATAATGGATGCCAACCTTGAAAAAGGTCTTAAAGCACTGTCGGACAAATTTGGCGTGAATTTTAGTAATAATGAATCAATACGCGCAAGTCATACTCACACAATTAGCACCCTTGAACATCAGCTTCCCGACTGTGTCATTTATGTTGAAAATGCTAGTGATGTACAAAGCTTAGTGTTGATTGCGCAGGAATATAATTTACCCATCATCGCTTTTAGTGCAGGCACGTCTTTAGAAGGCCAGTTAAACGCACCTTTTGGTGGCATCAGCGTTGATTTTTCTCGCATGAATAAAGTTATTGAGTTTAATCCTGACGACATGACGATAACTGTTGAACCGGGTATAACGCGAGAGGTATTAAACAGCTGGTTACGTGATAGCGGCCTGTTTTTCCCTGTTGATCCTGGTGCGAATGCCTCGATTGGTGGCATGGCATCAACTAGGGCATCCGGCACAAATGCAGTACGCTATGGCACGATGAAAGACTTGGTATTAAGTGCTGAAGCTGTTATGGCTGATGGTAGACTTATTCGAACCGCAAGCAAAGCTAAAAAAAGTGCAGCGGGCTATGATTTAACCCACTTACTTGTTGGCTCTGAAGGAACCTTAGGCCTATTCACCGCAATTACGTTAAAATTGCAACCAATTCCAGAGGTTATTGCCAGTGGGGTTTGCACATTTGAAAGCGTTAAGCATGCATGTGACGCAGTTATCGAAATGATCCAATGCGCCGTGCCGATTGCACGTGTTGAATTGATGGATCAAGTTCAGGTCGCTGCCTGTAATGCCTATTCAGGCTTGGATCTTGAAGCACGTCCAACTCTTTGCTTGGAATTTCATGGTGATAGTACGAGCGTGGATACGCAGATTGCCATATTTGATGAAATTGCCAAATCCCATGGCAGTTTAGATTTCACCTATTCACGTGATGCTGATCAGCGTGCCAAGCTTTGGAAGGCGCGCCATAACGCTTTTTGGGCAGGTGAAGCCTTAATGAAAAATTGTGAAATTTTCTCAACTGATGTCTGTGTGCCTATTTCAAAACTTGCAATTTGTGTGGAGGAAACACAAAAAGACCTGCAAGAAACAGGTTTAATGGGGCCAATTGTTGGCCATGTTGGTGATGGAAATTTTCATCTTCTGCTTGGATATGAAAAAGGAAATCCAAATGAAAGAGCCAAAGCTATGGCGTTTTCTGCCCGATTAAGCGAAAGAGCAATTTATTTTGATGGTACCTGTACGGGTGAACATGGCATTGGAGAGCGTAAAGCACCTTATTTGCGTAAGGAATTTGGGGATGGTGTGGATTTTATGCAAGTGATTAAACAAGCGCTGGATCCGAAAAATATTTTAAACCCTGGAAAATATGGTTTTGATAATTATTAA